AACGCCATCTCATCTTCACCCTCCACGGCCTCGGCGATACTGAAACTGCAGGTAATGCTGCCCACAAAGGGGAATTCGTGCTGCGCCACGATGCCACGCAAGCGGTGCACGAGATTCTGAATAACGATGTGGTCACTGTTGGGAGCGATGATCATCAGCTCCTCATCGTCCCAACGCCCCAGAATATCAAAATTGCGGATATTTTCCTTCAGCAGGGTAGCCAGGCACAGCAGCACTTCATCGGAACACTCCTGTCCCAGGGAAACATCAATATCATCACGATAGTCCACCGCCAGCATCACCACCGACAGCGGCGAACGGTAACGCCGGGCATACTGAATCTCGCGGTTGAGCAGAAACGAACACTTGGCGCGGTTGTGCAGGCCCGTCAGCGGGTCGACGGTCGCCAGTTTTTCCAGCTCCTGCTGCTGGTGCTCCAGGTCTGTCATATCGGTCAGCGTGATAATGGAAATATTCTCCCCCATGGGGAACTTTTTGACCCGCATGACAAAGAACCGTTCCTGATGGGTACGGCTGTCCAGCATCTTGATCTTGCACGAACCATGGGCTTCCTGGTGCCAGTTCTCGGTCCGCGGAAAAAAGCACCCGTCCTCATCCAGGAAAAACGGGCGGATGCAGCTGTAATTCTGCGCCATCACCTGCAGGCTGGAGCACTGGAAGTAGTCCAGGGCTGCGCGGTTGGCACCGATAATGCTGCTGCGATCCGCCACAACGATCAGGCTGTCCTGACTGTCGAGAATCTTCTGAATCAGCCGGATCTGCTGATGTTCCTTCTCGCGCAACAGCACATCGCGCATGGTGCGCCCGATACTCTCCAGCAACTTCTCGCGGCTGATGGGCTTCAGGACAAACTGGCTGACGCCGATATCAATCGCCTGAATCATCAGATCCGTCTCACTGTGGGCCGTGGTGAGAATAATATGGGCGTCGGGCTGAAGCCTGCGGATCTCGCGGCTCATCTGCAGGCCATCCATAACCGGCATCCGCACATCGCTGATCACCATGTGCGGCTTGTGTTCCCGGAATAATTTCAGACCTGCCCGCCCATCTTCCGCCACATAGACTTTCTTGAAGCGTCGCTGCAGAAACTTGGCAATATTCTCGCGTACGCCTGGCTCATCCTCCACATAGAGTACCGTCAGCCGGGCAAGCCATTTTTCACTGTTATCCATGGAAAATCCTCCGGTTGATGGGGTGAATCAACCTGCCTCGGTGTACACACCCGAAGCAGAGCACAGGTCCGTGCGACTGTCCTGCGATAGCTGGCGGGCTCATTTGCGCAGGGTGATCATGAACATGGCACCCTCCCGGGTATTCGCCACACTCAGTGTCCCGCCCATATTTTTTTCGATGATTTCCTTGGCCATATAGAGGCCGATTCCGGTGCCATGTCCAGGGCCCTTGGTGCTGAAGTACGGCTCAAAAACCCGGTCGATGGGGTCCGTGGAAATACCGCCCGCATTGTCTTCGATACTCAGCATACACTCGGCATCCCGTCCCTCAATCCTCACGCGGATGGCGGGATGCGCAACGTGCCTTTCAACCAGCACATCCCTGGCATTATTGATGATATTGATCAGCACCTGAGCGTACTCATTGGGATATCCGGAAACCCGGCCATGCTGACAGGGGAGGTGCTCTATGC
This portion of the Desulfurispirillum indicum S5 genome encodes:
- a CDS encoding response regulator — protein: MDNSEKWLARLTVLYVEDEPGVRENIAKFLQRRFKKVYVAEDGRAGLKLFREHKPHMVISDVRMPVMDGLQMSREIRRLQPDAHIILTTAHSETDLMIQAIDIGVSQFVLKPISREKLLESIGRTMRDVLLREKEHQQIRLIQKILDSQDSLIVVADRSSIIGANRAALDYFQCSSLQVMAQNYSCIRPFFLDEDGCFFPRTENWHQEAHGSCKIKMLDSRTHQERFFVMRVKKFPMGENISIITLTDMTDLEHQQQELEKLATVDPLTGLHNRAKCSFLLNREIQYARRYRSPLSVVMLAVDYRDDIDVSLGQECSDEVLLCLATLLKENIRNFDILGRWDDEELMIIAPNSDHIVIQNLVHRLRGIVAQHEFPFVGSITCSFSIAEAVEGEDEMAFARSALEALRHGQTLGRNLIIDARSMEVVSSDLEAIRESESILARFREVHQRRQQVHLSNCLKGMCVQASVSIAGLGVDSVDLILPRKQFYALLLEKKVYLESELLGQSVLARLRDFDKDQMRVTLKEFSFKENRTRQRRYVRLQVPDTVKIIVASEGNVLQERLFDLSLQSATFHTMAADWLREGMEVEVTLVTGARAAGYETIQARGTLQRVEGIGRMSIVALLLQCDRQNQESLKEYIARRQIEIIQEANEALL